One Phaseolus vulgaris cultivar G19833 chromosome 2, P. vulgaris v2.0, whole genome shotgun sequence DNA window includes the following coding sequences:
- the LOC137811994 gene encoding uncharacterized protein gives MEAELVVTWNTWEELLLGGAILRHGTRDWTVVAAELKTRTVSPFIFTPEVCKARYEELRQQYSGCMAWFEELKKKRVAELKRDLELSEELIGSLELKLESLKTGMDEKRVDYHVDNGSVEPELHLPLKKLDRVVPSAKEMSKDGLSAGSFTHETQTNWSHECKVPAMSCEDVETKPEVSGSTEQEKVLNVDKSTHTIYEGQGGCLKKRRGKRKRKDCGRNINEAGVRESDLSADVCKESSTSNCDEIAKSSDMKEAKANLKKDEVKDLMELLDSFLLVQGASAFCRRHDSQKRGRYKKTIRQHMDFDTIRSRINNGTIKSMLELIRDLLLLTNNAILFYSKITREYKIALKLRDLAIKTSAEKLKFLSSSNASTSSPVPDPQVKVRSMTTSPVNDPPVKARSIITSPVNDPPVKARSITTSPVHDPSVKVRSMRPGNRKIVAKVAGGSSSAERVSLRAKKEANKVDSPSSVESLPIKKAFGGRTKKVVRESAGQRHATPRKGKKRGKAK, from the exons ATGGAAGCAGAGTTGGTGGTGACGTGGAACACTTGGGAGGAGCTTCTCCTCGGTGGAGCTATTCTCCGGCACGGGACCCGAGACTGGACCGTCGTTGCCGCGGAGCTCAAGACCCGAACCGTTTCCCCATTTATTTTCACTCCCGAG GTTTGTAAAGCCAGATATGAAGAGTTGCGACAGCAGTATTCTGGATGCAT GGCTTGGTTTGAGGAGCTTAAGAAGAAAAGAGTGGCAGAGCTTAAGAGAGACTTAGAGCTATCTGAAGAATTAATTGG GTCCcttgagttgaagcttgaaTCCCTTAAGACTGGAATGGACGAGAAAAGAGTTGATTACCATGTTGATAATGGCTCAGTTGAACCTGAATTACATCTTCCATTGAAGAAATTGGATAGAGTTGTTCCTTCCGCAAAGGAGATGTCAAAGGATGGACTATCTGCTGGGAGTTTCACACATGAAACACAGACAAACTGGTCTCATGAATGTAAGGTTCCAGCAATGTCATGTGAAGATGTGGAGACCAAGCCGGAAGTTTCAGGGTCTACTGAACAGGAGAAAGTTTTGAATGTAGATAAGTCGACTCACACTATATATGAAGGACAGGGAGGGTGTTTGAAAAAACGAAGAGGGAAGAGAAAGAGGAAGGATTGTGGCAGAAATATTAATGAAGCCGGTGTAAGAGAAAGTGATTTATCAGCTGATGTGTGTAAAGAAAGTTCTACCAGCAACTGTGATGAGATCGCAAAATCTTCTGATATGAAGGAGGCAAAAGCAAACTTGAAAAAGGATGAAGTAAAAGATTTGATGGAGCTCTTGGATTCTTTTTTGTTAGTTCAAGGTGCTTCTGCCTTCTGTCGCAGGCATGATAGCCAG AAACGAGGAAGATACAAGAAAACGATTAGGCAACACATGGATTTTGACACTATAAGGTCTAGAATCAACAACGGAACAATCAAGTCCATGCTGGAACTTATAAGAGACTTGCTACTATTGACCAACAATGCTATATTATTCTACTCCAAGATCACTCGTGAATACAAAATTGCTCTAAAACTGAGAGACCTTGCCATCAAAACATCGGCAGAGAAACTCAAGTTTTTGAGCAGCAGCAATGCCTCAACATCATCACCTGTGCCTGATCCTCAAGTGAAAGTCAGAAGCATGACTACATCACCTGTGAATGATCCTCCAGTGAAAGCCAGAAGCATTATCACATCACCTGTGAATGATCCTCCAGTGAAAGCCAGAAGCATTACCACATCACCTGTGCATGATCCTTCAGTGAAAGTCAGAAGCATGCGCCCCGGTAACCGCAAGATTGTTGCAAAGGTAGCTGGTGGCAGCAGCTCTGCCGAAAGGGTCTCACTTAGAGCTAAGAAAGAAGCTAATAAAGTAGATTCTCCATCTTCAGTGGAATCCTTACCCATCAAGAAGGCTTTTGGTGGTAGAACAAAAAAAGTTGTACGTGAAAGTGCAGGTCAGAGACATGCAACACCAAGGAAGGGAAAGAAAAGAGGGAAAGCAAAGTGA
- the LOC137811996 gene encoding katanin p80 WD40 repeat-containing subunit B1 homolog KTN80.1-like isoform X1 yields MAKTGYKLQEFVAHSGNVNCLKIGRKANRLFITGGDDYNVNLWMIGKATSLISLCGHTSTVESVTFDSAEVLVLSGASSGVIKLWDLEEAKMLRTLTGHRSNCTAVEFHPFGEFFASGSLDTNLNIWDIRKKGCIHTYKDHSQGISTIKFSPDGRWVVSGGFDNVVKVWDLTGGKLLHDFKYHEGHIRSLDFHPLEFLLATGSADRTVKFWDLETFELIGSSRHEVSGVRSITFHPDGRTLFAGLEDSLKVYSWEPVICHDAVDMGWTTLGDLCIHDGKLLGCSFYSNSVGVWVSDISLIKPYGGGLETEKKESTEHKLSLQGRQMEKIEYGVGTFGLCSVSPDNESKEIKNIYIDYIDSRKSVDTISNSVGANDPNFEMKLGSHNEVRESIEDKHPTKSVTEKFEKTLTPDRFSEKEKCNQSSSYSKVISPVKYVNGVATSQGRTRSLVERFERKEITPTKEDQDNATPTTTFENRENILKEDQTNASPITTTSTSEKGEIIPFSEDKKNMPTVPNTTSETDKPTNFLKAEFGRSSNSANDGEIIEGLMQIHDATVSNLRSRLTKLQVVRHFWESNDIKGAISALRKLADQSVQADVISVLVEKMEIFTLDLFSCLLPVLTGLVDSKIERHVKVSLDMLLKLVVVFGPTIRSTISAPPSVGVDLHGEQRRECSNQCFMQLQKIRMILPILIRSGGVLAKYAQELNLVLQQPLL; encoded by the exons ATGGCGAAGACAGGATACAAACTAC AGGAATTTGTGGCTCATTCAGGGAATGTAAACTGCTTAAAAATTGGAAGGAAGGCGAACCGCCTTTTCATTACAGGAGGGGATGATTACAATGTCAATCTATGGATGATCGGGAAAGCAACCTCTTTAATT AGTTTGTGTGGTCACACTAGTACAGTAGAATCTGTGACTTTTGACTCTGCCGAAGTTTTGGTTCTTTCTGGAGCATCATCGGGGGTTATAAAGCTTTGGGATTTGGAGGAAGCAAAGA TGCTTCGCACTCTTACCGGACACAGATCTAATTGCACTGCTGTTGAGTTTCATCCATTTGGAGAGTTTTTTGCATCCGGCTCCTTAGACACTAATCTAAATATTTGGGATATCCGAAAAAAAGGGTGTATTCATACATATAAGGACCATAGCCAGGGCATCAGTACTATCAAATTCAGTCCAGATGGTCGTTGGGTTGTTTCTGGTGGATTTGATAATGTTGTAAAG GTCTGGGATCTAACAGGTGGAAAGCTCTTGCATGACTTCAAGTACCATGAAGGACACATTAGGTCCCTAGATTTCCATCCGCTCGAGTTTCTTCTGGCTACAG GTTCGGCAGACAGAACAGTGAAATTCTGGGATTTAGAAACCTTTGAACTGATTGGATCCAGTAGACATGAG GTTTCAGGGGTACGCTCAATAACTTTTCATCCGGATGGAAGGACCCTTTTTGCTGGACTTGAGGATAGTTTGAAG GTGTATTCATGGGAACCTGTGATATGCCATGATGCTGTTGACATGGGATGGACAACACTTGGTGACCTATGCATTCATGATGGGAAGCTTTTGGGTTGCTCATTCTACAGTAATTCTGTTGGAGTATGGGTATCAGATATTTCG CTTATCAAGCCATATGGTGGTGGCTTGGAAACTGAGAAAAAAGAAAGCACAGAGCATAAGCTTAGTCTCCAGGGAAGGCAAATGGAGAAAATAGAATATGGTGTGGGAACTTTTGGGTTGTGCAGTGTCTCTCCTGACAACGAGTCAAAAGAgataaagaatatatatatagacT ATATTGATTCTAGAAAATCTGTTGATACTATAAGCAACTCTGTCGGTGCAAATGATCCTAACTTTGAAATGAAGCTTGGATCCCATAATGAAGTCAGAGAATCTATTGAGGATAAACATCCTACTAAGAGTGTCACAGAGAAGTTTGAAAAAACTTTAACACCAGATAGATTTTCTGAAAAAGAGAAAT GTAATCAATCCTCTTCTTACAGCAAAGTCATTAGTCCAGTTAAATATGTCAATGGAG TTGCTACATCTCAAGGAAGGACACGTTCTTTGGTTGAGAGGTTTGAAAGAAAGGAAATAACTCCAACCAAGGAGGATCAAGATAATGCAACTCCCACGACAACATTTGAAAATAGGGAAAATATTCTCAAAGAAGATCAAACTAATGCATCCCCCATCACCACCACCTCAACATCTGAAAAGGGGGAAATCATTCCTTTCAGCGAAGATAAAAAGAATATGCCCACTGTTCCCAACACAACCAGTGAAACTGATAAGCCTACTAACTTCTTG AAAGCAGAGTTTGGAAGGAGTTCAAATTCTGCGAATGATGGAGAAATAATTGAAGGTCTGATGCAAATTCATGATGCCACAGTAAGTAACCTGCGATCACGTTTGACAAAATTACAG GTAGTGCGACATTTTTGGGAAAGTAACGATATTAAAGGTGCCATCAGTGCTTTGAGAAAGCTGGCTGATCAATCT GTTCAAGCTGATGTTATCAGTGTCCTTGTTGAGAAGATGGAGATTTTCACGTTAGATTTGTTTTCTTGCTTACTTCCTGTGCTCACAGGTTTGGTGGATAGCAAAATAGAAAG ACATGTGAAGGTGTCATTAGATATGCTGCTGAAGcttgttgttgtttttggtcCAACAATACGTTCAACTATTTCTGCTCCTCCCTCTGTTGGGGTTGATCTTCATGGGGAACAAAG GCGAGAATGCTCCAATCAGTGTTTTATGCAACTGCAAAAGATCCGAATGATTCTTCCAATATTAATTAG GAGCGGTGGCGTATTGGCCAAGTATGCCCAAGAGCTAAATTTAGTTCTTCAACAACCCTTACTATAG
- the LOC137811996 gene encoding katanin p80 WD40 repeat-containing subunit B1 homolog KTN80.1-like isoform X2, with protein sequence MAKTGYKLQEFVAHSGNVNCLKIGRKANRLFITGGDDYNVNLWMIGKATSLISLCGHTSTVESVTFDSAEVLVLSGASSGVIKLWDLEEAKMLRTLTGHRSNCTAVEFHPFGEFFASGSLDTNLNIWDIRKKGCIHTYKDHSQGISTIKFSPDGRWVVSGGFDNVVKVWDLTGGKLLHDFKYHEGHIRSLDFHPLEFLLATGSADRTVKFWDLETFELIGSSRHEVSGVRSITFHPDGRTLFAGLEDSLKVYSWEPVICHDAVDMGWTTLGDLCIHDGKLLGCSFYSNSVGVWVSDISLIKPYGGGLETEKKESTEHKLSLQGRQMEKIEYGVGTFGLCSVSPDNESKEIKNIYIDCNQSSSYSKVISPVKYVNGVATSQGRTRSLVERFERKEITPTKEDQDNATPTTTFENRENILKEDQTNASPITTTSTSEKGEIIPFSEDKKNMPTVPNTTSETDKPTNFLKAEFGRSSNSANDGEIIEGLMQIHDATVSNLRSRLTKLQVVRHFWESNDIKGAISALRKLADQSVQADVISVLVEKMEIFTLDLFSCLLPVLTGLVDSKIERHVKVSLDMLLKLVVVFGPTIRSTISAPPSVGVDLHGEQRRECSNQCFMQLQKIRMILPILIRSGGVLAKYAQELNLVLQQPLL encoded by the exons ATGGCGAAGACAGGATACAAACTAC AGGAATTTGTGGCTCATTCAGGGAATGTAAACTGCTTAAAAATTGGAAGGAAGGCGAACCGCCTTTTCATTACAGGAGGGGATGATTACAATGTCAATCTATGGATGATCGGGAAAGCAACCTCTTTAATT AGTTTGTGTGGTCACACTAGTACAGTAGAATCTGTGACTTTTGACTCTGCCGAAGTTTTGGTTCTTTCTGGAGCATCATCGGGGGTTATAAAGCTTTGGGATTTGGAGGAAGCAAAGA TGCTTCGCACTCTTACCGGACACAGATCTAATTGCACTGCTGTTGAGTTTCATCCATTTGGAGAGTTTTTTGCATCCGGCTCCTTAGACACTAATCTAAATATTTGGGATATCCGAAAAAAAGGGTGTATTCATACATATAAGGACCATAGCCAGGGCATCAGTACTATCAAATTCAGTCCAGATGGTCGTTGGGTTGTTTCTGGTGGATTTGATAATGTTGTAAAG GTCTGGGATCTAACAGGTGGAAAGCTCTTGCATGACTTCAAGTACCATGAAGGACACATTAGGTCCCTAGATTTCCATCCGCTCGAGTTTCTTCTGGCTACAG GTTCGGCAGACAGAACAGTGAAATTCTGGGATTTAGAAACCTTTGAACTGATTGGATCCAGTAGACATGAG GTTTCAGGGGTACGCTCAATAACTTTTCATCCGGATGGAAGGACCCTTTTTGCTGGACTTGAGGATAGTTTGAAG GTGTATTCATGGGAACCTGTGATATGCCATGATGCTGTTGACATGGGATGGACAACACTTGGTGACCTATGCATTCATGATGGGAAGCTTTTGGGTTGCTCATTCTACAGTAATTCTGTTGGAGTATGGGTATCAGATATTTCG CTTATCAAGCCATATGGTGGTGGCTTGGAAACTGAGAAAAAAGAAAGCACAGAGCATAAGCTTAGTCTCCAGGGAAGGCAAATGGAGAAAATAGAATATGGTGTGGGAACTTTTGGGTTGTGCAGTGTCTCTCCTGACAACGAGTCAAAAGAgataaagaatatatatatagacT GTAATCAATCCTCTTCTTACAGCAAAGTCATTAGTCCAGTTAAATATGTCAATGGAG TTGCTACATCTCAAGGAAGGACACGTTCTTTGGTTGAGAGGTTTGAAAGAAAGGAAATAACTCCAACCAAGGAGGATCAAGATAATGCAACTCCCACGACAACATTTGAAAATAGGGAAAATATTCTCAAAGAAGATCAAACTAATGCATCCCCCATCACCACCACCTCAACATCTGAAAAGGGGGAAATCATTCCTTTCAGCGAAGATAAAAAGAATATGCCCACTGTTCCCAACACAACCAGTGAAACTGATAAGCCTACTAACTTCTTG AAAGCAGAGTTTGGAAGGAGTTCAAATTCTGCGAATGATGGAGAAATAATTGAAGGTCTGATGCAAATTCATGATGCCACAGTAAGTAACCTGCGATCACGTTTGACAAAATTACAG GTAGTGCGACATTTTTGGGAAAGTAACGATATTAAAGGTGCCATCAGTGCTTTGAGAAAGCTGGCTGATCAATCT GTTCAAGCTGATGTTATCAGTGTCCTTGTTGAGAAGATGGAGATTTTCACGTTAGATTTGTTTTCTTGCTTACTTCCTGTGCTCACAGGTTTGGTGGATAGCAAAATAGAAAG ACATGTGAAGGTGTCATTAGATATGCTGCTGAAGcttgttgttgtttttggtcCAACAATACGTTCAACTATTTCTGCTCCTCCCTCTGTTGGGGTTGATCTTCATGGGGAACAAAG GCGAGAATGCTCCAATCAGTGTTTTATGCAACTGCAAAAGATCCGAATGATTCTTCCAATATTAATTAG GAGCGGTGGCGTATTGGCCAAGTATGCCCAAGAGCTAAATTTAGTTCTTCAACAACCCTTACTATAG
- the LOC137811995 gene encoding protein STRUBBELIG-RECEPTOR FAMILY 3-like: MGCWNSDLNLQIFIFSMLTFSATFCVGDTDPLDVAAINSLYVALGSPPLEGWKALGGDPCLEQWEGVSCVFSNITALRLGGMSLSGQLGSNLDFPSIIELDLSNNHIGGAIPSTLSPTLKNLSLAANQLNGSIPDALSSLTQLSDLSLKDNHLNGQIPDAFLQFTGLLNMDLSGNNLSGQLPPSMGNLSSLITLHLQNNQLSGTLFVLQDLPLQDLNIENNIFSGPIPPELLSIPNFRKDGNPFNTTIIPSPPAASPAPVAMSPSPEISPWKVANNPSATTLKAPIPAIAERSFRTKKLVWIAGAGFLIFIALGVCLLILWCFKRRPENKSYKKHNMNVYRRSLHKRTSSESTFEATDDEEKGWDSKLPPLQPAPPYQLPIIPEENLIINPAIFGKATKRQIVTNSIKVYTVASLQQYTNSFSQENYIGEGMLGPVYRAELPDGKLLGVRKLNATASMGQNHEQFLQLVSSVSKIQHANIVKLMGYCAEYSIHLLVYEYCSNGTLHDALHTDDKLRINLSWDDRIKVSLGAARALEYLHEYFQPPIVHRNFTSANVLLNDKLEVQVSDCGLGSLLSSGFASQLTGHQLTAHGYSAPEYNNGSYTLQSDVFSFGVVMLELLTGRKSYDSSLPRAEQFLVRWAIPQLHDIDALSKMVDPSLKGEYPKKSLSRFADIISSCIQHEPEFRPAMSEIVQDLLRMM, from the exons ATGGGTTGCTGGAATTCAGACTTGAATTTGCAAATTTTCATCTTTTCAATGTTGACTTTCAGTGCAACTTTCTGTGTTGGGGACACTGATCCACTTGATG TTGCGGCAATCAATAGTTTGTATGTGGCTCTTGGCTCACCACCCCTCGAGGGGTGGAAAGCCTTAGGAGGAGATCCATGCTTGGAACAATGGGAAGGTGTGAGTTGTGTCTTCTCCAACATAACTGCTTT GCGACTGGGAGGCATGAGTTTAAGTGGACAACTGGGAAGTAATTTGGATTTCCCATCCATCATAGAATT GGATCTTAGCAACAACCATATTGGAGGGGCCATTCCATCCACTTTGTCCCCTACTTTAAAGAACTT gTCACTCGCAGCTAATCAATTAAATGGAAGCATTCCGGATGCCTTGTCCTCATTAACTCAATTGTCAGACTT GTCATTAAAAGATAACCATCTGAACGGACAAATTCCAGATGCATTTCTACAATTCACTGGTTTGTTGAATAT GGATCTGTCTGGCAACAACTTGAGTGGTCAGCTGCCTCCCTCAATGGGGAATTTGTCATCTCTTATCACATT ACATTTGCAGAACAATCAACTTTCTGGGACCCTTTTTGTTTTGCAGGACCTCCCTCTTCAGGATCT GAATATAGAGAACAATATATTCTCTGGGCCAATTCCTCCAGAGTTGTTGAGTATCCCCAATTTCAG AAAAGATGGGAATCCGTTTAATACTACTATCATTCCATCACCTCCGGCTGCTTCCCCTGCTCCTGTTGCTATGTCTCCTTCCCCAGAAATATCACCTTGGAAAGTGGCAAATAATCCCTCTGCTACCACCTTAAAAGCACCAATACCTGCAATTGCTGAGAGGTCTTTCAGAACTAAGAAATTAGTTTGGATTGCTGGTGCAggctttttaatatttattgcaTTAGGAGTTTGTCTTCTAATTTTGTGGTGCTTTAAGAGAAGACCAGAGAACAAGAGTTATAAGAAACACAACATGAATGTGTATAGAAGATCTTTGCATAAACGTACAAGCAGTGAGTCCACTTTTGAAGCAACTGATGACGAGGAGAAAG GATGGGATTCAAAACTTCCACCCTTGCAGCCAGCACCACCATATCAACTCCCAATCATTCCTGAAGAGAATTTAATCATTAATCCAGCTATATTTGGTAAAGCAACCAAAAGACAAATTGTAACAAATTCCATCAAAGTTTATACTGTTGCATCACTTCAGCAGTACACAAATAGTTTTTCCCAAGAAAATTATATTGGGGAAGGCATGCTTGGCCCTGTTTATAGGGCTGAACTCCCTGATGGAAAG TTACTGGGAGTTAGAAAGCTGAATGCTACTGCATCTATGGGGCAAAATCACGAACAGTTTCTTCAATTAGTTTCCAGTGTCTCCAAAATTCAACATGCTAATATTGTAAAGCTTATGGGCTACTGTGCCGAGTATAGCATACACCTACTTGTATATGAGTATTGCAGTAATGGCACCCTTCATGATGCATTGCATACAGATGATAAACTTCGGATTAACCTTTCATGGGATGATCGCATTAAAGTGTCACTTGGAGCGGCAAGAGCTTTAGA GTATTTGCATGAGTACTTTCAGCCACCTATTGTGCACCGAAACTTTACATCTGCTAATGTACTCCTCAATGACAAGTTGGAAGTGCAGGTCTCTGATTGTGGATTAGGTTCTTTACTGTCTTCAGGCTTTGCTAGTCAG TTGACGGGGCACCAACTCACAGCTCATGGTTACAGTGCTCCAGAATATAACAATGGAAGTTATACACTGCAAAGTGATGTCTTTAGCTTTGGAGTTGTAATGCTAGAACTCCTCACTGGACGAAAATCCTATGACAG CTCACTGCCTCGTGCAGAGCAGTTTTTGGTGAGATGGGCAATCCCTCAACTCCATGACATAGATGCATTGTCAAAAATGGTTGACCCCTCTTTAAAGGGAGAATATCCTAAGAAATCCTTGTCACGTTTTGCAGACATTATTTCTTCATGTATACAG CATGAACCTGAATTTCGACCAGCAATGTCAGAAATTGTTCAGGATCTCTTGCGAATGATGTAG